In Acinetobacter sp. TGL-Y2, a genomic segment contains:
- a CDS encoding polysaccharide biosynthesis/export family protein: protein MNYKSTSLFLAISFLFSGCAITSGLQTYDLPEQGAYTTEQGSSLSVVQLNQQNVNASAFNHAQNSHSSAISHLFNGNQRAYTLSAGDVLSIQLWAYPEITPPIQDISNIKASGYPIDSSGNVQLPLIGQVRIAGKTLAETNRFLRSQFARYLKHPDVVVRVLSYEGRRYFVNGQVMKSGQYTLNDQPISIYTALGQAGGINTETGDNTNIQLIRQGQTYDLNAVQLEKQGFSLHNLLIQPNDTLFVNTKQNQKLYVMGESSKSQAIALRDQGMTLSDVLGESEGINPYSASAAKIYVMRTDLKTKQSTVYHLNLSSFGNLGLANQFEMQKNDIVYIDATGLTRWQRVVNQIVPFSSALYSFDQLGK from the coding sequence GTGAATTACAAAAGCACATCACTTTTTCTAGCAATTTCTTTTTTATTTTCAGGGTGTGCGATCACTTCGGGTCTGCAAACCTACGATTTGCCAGAACAAGGTGCGTACACCACTGAGCAAGGATCAAGTTTGTCGGTGGTTCAACTGAATCAACAAAATGTGAATGCTTCTGCTTTTAATCATGCGCAAAACTCACATTCGTCTGCGATTTCACATCTATTTAATGGTAATCAACGCGCTTATACCCTAAGCGCAGGTGATGTACTCTCGATCCAACTTTGGGCCTATCCTGAAATTACCCCGCCTATTCAGGATATATCTAATATTAAAGCTTCAGGTTATCCGATTGATTCGAGCGGTAATGTCCAGCTCCCATTGATTGGTCAAGTGCGTATTGCAGGCAAAACGTTGGCAGAGACGAATCGCTTTTTACGTAGTCAGTTTGCGCGTTATTTAAAACACCCCGATGTTGTGGTTCGGGTACTGTCTTATGAAGGACGCCGTTACTTCGTCAATGGTCAAGTGATGAAAAGTGGACAGTACACTTTGAATGATCAACCGATTAGTATTTATACGGCACTCGGTCAAGCGGGAGGTATCAATACTGAAACGGGTGATAACACCAATATTCAACTGATTCGTCAGGGTCAAACTTACGACCTCAACGCAGTGCAATTGGAAAAACAAGGTTTTTCTTTGCATAACTTACTGATTCAACCGAATGACACCCTATTTGTAAACACCAAACAAAATCAAAAGCTTTATGTCATGGGTGAATCAAGTAAGAGTCAGGCGATTGCACTACGTGATCAAGGCATGACCTTAAGTGATGTACTTGGTGAAAGCGAAGGCATTAATCCTTACTCAGCGAGTGCTGCCAAAATTTATGTGATGCGTACTGACCTCAAAACTAAACAGTCGACGGTTTACCACTTAAACTTAAGTAGTTTTGGTAACTTAGGCTTGGCCAATCAGTTTGAAATGCAAAAAAATGACATCGTGTATATTGATGCGACTGGCCTGACACGCTGGCAACGTGTAGTCAACCAAATTGTGCCGTTCTCAAGCGCATTGTACTCTTTTGATCAGCTAGGTAAGTAA
- a CDS encoding polysaccharide biosynthesis tyrosine autokinase, which translates to MNQNSNMNDDTIDLKELFFSLIAQWKVIALCVILSLICALLYLRVTTPVYSTDALVQVEESKGAGAAALLGDLSKAVPGVGGKSPADAEIEILNSRMILGTVIEDLRLDIRIQDNEDTLFNRVLEKSQREVSYNNNVVIFKNKSSEFVVKTLDVPTYYVDKPLELQFKDQQQFSLSYKDQEVFKGTLNKPNSAQDKYGQWKVELYNKTPFKQSFTLRKLSMPSAVNLVRSQYGVAERGKQSGVIGLSYNGTDQEHITNVLNNILTVYQTQNVERKSLESKQTLSFLDKQLPELKQQLEASEIKFNQFREKYNTIDVTQEAELMLKQNVELAKIKIELQQQQAELSSKYTNDHPLLSAINAQLAEINKKTAEMTQTIKRLPETQRLYLQLYRDVKVNTELYTALLNSYQQLKIAKAGEIGNVRVIDHAIEPVKPVKPRSLIVLILSIFVGGFIGVLIALLRNLLQSGIKDSTQIENEFGLPVYATVPRSPIQESRMSNIKKKKKIPILAMKNSEDVAVESLRSIRTAIHFALANAKNNVIAISGPAPEVGKSFISINLATIFAQSNKRVLLIDVDLRRGYLHKYFDRDVSPGLTEVMNGDITIENAIYDTGIANLDYLARGKSPSNPSEMLSCQQFQDLLEKLSTQYDHIIMDTPPILAVTDGIILAQYSGVNLLVARYAKTHIKELELSIAKFEQAGTKVNGIILNDVRATPGGGGYNYSYAYAAHKDD; encoded by the coding sequence ATGAACCAAAATTCAAACATGAATGACGACACCATTGACTTAAAAGAGTTGTTTTTTTCACTAATTGCACAGTGGAAAGTGATTGCACTGTGTGTGATTTTAAGCTTAATTTGCGCTTTGCTGTATTTACGTGTCACTACCCCTGTCTACTCAACCGACGCTTTAGTACAAGTTGAGGAAAGTAAAGGTGCCGGTGCGGCAGCACTACTGGGCGACTTAAGCAAAGCCGTTCCGGGAGTTGGTGGAAAATCTCCTGCAGATGCAGAAATTGAAATTTTAAACTCTCGTATGATTTTAGGTACAGTCATTGAAGATTTGCGTCTGGATATTCGTATTCAAGACAATGAAGATACATTATTCAATCGCGTCTTAGAAAAGAGTCAGCGTGAAGTGAGCTATAATAATAATGTGGTCATTTTTAAGAATAAATCATCTGAATTTGTGGTTAAGACACTAGACGTTCCGACGTATTATGTAGACAAACCGCTTGAGTTACAGTTTAAGGATCAACAGCAATTTAGCTTAAGCTATAAAGATCAAGAAGTATTTAAAGGCACACTGAATAAACCCAACTCAGCTCAAGATAAATATGGCCAGTGGAAAGTTGAGCTCTACAACAAAACCCCATTTAAGCAAAGTTTTACGCTTAGAAAACTCTCTATGCCTTCGGCGGTGAATTTGGTCCGCTCACAATATGGCGTGGCTGAGCGTGGCAAACAATCTGGCGTGATTGGTTTAAGTTACAATGGTACAGATCAAGAACATATCACTAATGTTTTAAATAACATTCTCACCGTCTACCAAACTCAAAACGTAGAACGAAAAAGTTTAGAATCGAAACAGACCTTAAGTTTCTTAGATAAACAGTTGCCTGAACTTAAACAGCAGCTCGAAGCATCTGAAATTAAGTTCAATCAGTTCCGAGAAAAATATAATACGATTGATGTGACACAAGAAGCGGAGCTGATGCTCAAGCAAAATGTTGAGCTTGCAAAAATTAAGATTGAGTTACAACAGCAACAAGCTGAATTGTCCTCTAAATACACCAATGATCATCCCTTACTTTCCGCGATCAATGCTCAGCTTGCTGAGATTAACAAAAAAACTGCTGAGATGACGCAAACAATTAAGCGTTTGCCAGAAACCCAGCGTCTATATTTGCAGTTGTATCGTGATGTAAAAGTCAATACTGAGCTGTATACGGCTTTATTGAATAGTTATCAACAGCTTAAAATTGCCAAAGCAGGTGAAATTGGTAATGTGCGTGTCATTGATCATGCCATTGAACCCGTTAAACCGGTTAAACCTCGCTCACTGATTGTGCTGATTCTGTCTATTTTTGTCGGTGGTTTTATTGGCGTACTGATTGCTTTGCTTCGTAATTTATTGCAATCCGGTATTAAAGATTCAACTCAAATTGAAAATGAATTTGGACTACCTGTGTATGCCACAGTACCTCGTTCGCCTATTCAAGAAAGTCGCATGAGCAATATCAAGAAGAAGAAAAAAATTCCTATTCTTGCAATGAAAAACAGTGAAGATGTGGCCGTAGAAAGCTTAAGAAGTATTCGTACAGCGATTCATTTTGCCTTAGCCAATGCAAAGAATAATGTGATTGCCATTTCAGGCCCAGCACCTGAAGTGGGTAAATCTTTTATTTCGATTAACTTAGCCACGATATTTGCACAGAGCAATAAACGCGTTTTACTGATTGATGTTGATTTACGTCGTGGTTACTTGCATAAATATTTTGATCGTGACGTTAGCCCTGGTCTGACTGAAGTAATGAATGGTGACATCACAATTGAAAATGCGATTTATGATACGGGTATTGCAAATTTAGACTATTTGGCACGCGGTAAAAGCCCAAGTAACCCATCTGAGATGTTAAGCTGCCAACAATTTCAAGACTTGCTTGAAAAACTCTCTACACAATATGATCATATCATTATGGATACTCCGCCAATACTGGCGGTAACCGATGGTATTATTCTTGCGCAGTACTCTGGTGTAAATTTACTTGTTGCTCGTTATGCCAAGACCCATATCAAAGAACTTGAGCTGTCGATTGCTAAATTTGAGCAAGCGGGAACTAAGGTCAACGGTATTATTCTCAATGACGTACGTGCGACACCTGGCGGCGGCGGTTATAACTACTCGTATGCCTATGCTGCCCATAAAGATGATTAA
- a CDS encoding low molecular weight protein-tyrosine-phosphatase, with translation MQIENILVVCVGNICRSPMAEYLVKKQHPKLTIDSAGLSAMVGHTADDKAIACMDTLDIDMRSHIAKQISAELIKKADLVLVMSSNQQKHIEQKWPFAKGKVFRLGHWQGQNVPDPYKHDQAFFEETCRNIQSYVADWQSHI, from the coding sequence ATGCAGATTGAAAACATTTTAGTCGTCTGTGTCGGTAATATTTGTCGCAGCCCCATGGCTGAATACTTGGTTAAAAAGCAGCACCCTAAACTCACTATTGATTCAGCGGGGCTATCTGCGATGGTGGGGCACACTGCTGATGACAAGGCAATTGCCTGTATGGATACGCTGGATATTGATATGCGTTCTCATATAGCCAAACAAATTAGTGCAGAGTTGATCAAAAAAGCTGATCTGGTTTTGGTGATGAGCAGCAATCAACAAAAACATATCGAACAAAAATGGCCTTTTGCCAAAGGTAAAGTGTTTCGACTGGGTCACTGGCAAGGACAAAATGTGCCCGACCCTTACAAACATGATCAAGCTTTTTTTGAAGAAACGTGTCGTAACATTCAGTCTTATGTTGCGGATTGGCAATCACATATTTAA